The following proteins come from a genomic window of Vallitaleaceae bacterium 9-2:
- a CDS encoding NUMOD4 motif-containing HNH endonuclease, translated as MWKDIKGYEGKYQASKDGQIRRIYKTREPRIMIQEIKNGKALVRLSDQSGRKEFRVHRLIYETFKGTIPAGYSVRHVNLVKSENALWNLQLISAQELGRETGHKSRQKAVLKIDKKGEVVKIYRSARQCAKDNYVSYQTICDRCNFKGIKHSLFIGGYAYCWDDDKKIRKFMNILKGVINGKN; from the coding sequence ATGTGGAAAGATATTAAGGGATATGAAGGAAAATATCAAGCGTCAAAAGATGGTCAGATAAGAAGAATATACAAAACGAGAGAACCAAGAATAATGATCCAAGAAATTAAAAATGGAAAAGCACTAGTCCGTTTATCTGATCAATCAGGTAGAAAAGAATTCAGGGTTCATCGGCTTATATATGAAACCTTCAAAGGAACTATTCCAGCTGGATATTCGGTAAGACATGTTAACCTAGTTAAATCAGAGAATGCCTTATGGAACTTACAACTCATTTCCGCCCAAGAGTTGGGAAGAGAAACAGGACATAAAAGCAGACAAAAAGCTGTGTTGAAAATAGATAAGAAGGGTGAAGTTGTAAAGATATACCGGTCAGCGAGGCAATGTGCAAAAGATAACTATGTTAGTTACCAAACCATTTGTGATCGATGTAATTTCAAAGGCATTAAACATTCCTTGTTTATTGGTGGATATGCCTATTGTTGGGATGATGACAAAAAAATCAGAAAATTTATGAACATTTTGAAGGGAGTAATCAATGGAAAGAATTGA
- a CDS encoding replicative helicase loader/inhibitor has protein sequence MTHRETSVLLGIIQVAYPKFYSNEFDVDNAVNVWQEMLQDIGLDLAKAAVHIHISTSPFPPTISDIRKHAVNAVHKSISADEAWGQVKRAISKYGSYREEDALNSMNESVAKLVRRFGFKDLCMSENIMADRAHFLKLWDTSSKHEREQALIPSSVKDKLTLMGKNIGLIENKQEI, from the coding sequence ATGACACATAGGGAAACATCAGTACTTTTAGGGATAATTCAGGTGGCATATCCCAAATTCTATAGCAACGAATTTGATGTGGATAATGCAGTAAACGTGTGGCAAGAAATGCTCCAAGATATCGGACTAGATTTAGCGAAGGCAGCCGTTCACATACACATCAGCACAAGTCCTTTTCCGCCAACAATTTCAGATATCCGCAAGCATGCAGTCAATGCTGTACATAAATCGATATCAGCAGATGAAGCTTGGGGACAAGTTAAAAGAGCTATATCTAAATATGGCAGTTACAGAGAAGAAGATGCATTAAACAGTATGAATGAATCGGTGGCAAAGCTAGTTAGAAGATTTGGCTTTAAGGACTTATGCATGAGTGAAAACATCATGGCTGATCGAGCCCACTTTTTGAAGTTATGGGATACTTCAAGTAAGCATGAAAGAGAACAAGCTTTAATACCAAGTAGCGTTAAAGACAAATTGACGTTAATGGGCAAAAACATTGGATTAATCGAAAATAAACAAGAAATCTAA
- a CDS encoding tyrosine-type recombinase/integrase: protein MKEVYPIKDIDVLNALLNYYYVRNERDYVLFNFGIYAPLRISDILRFKVRDVRGKEHFYITEKKTKKPSRFPLNNELKKVLNHYIQDKKDHEYLFASRQKNKNGIHGPISRQTAWRILNSGAKEMGIEKIGCHSLRKTFGYHYYRKTKDIMMLKEIFNHADIAETRHYIGLTETIRYDAIKSFTYD, encoded by the coding sequence ATGAAAGAAGTATATCCAATTAAAGATATTGATGTGCTTAATGCTCTATTAAATTACTATTATGTAAGGAATGAGCGAGATTATGTGCTATTTAACTTTGGAATCTACGCACCACTAAGAATCTCTGATATTTTGAGATTTAAGGTTCGGGATGTTAGAGGAAAAGAACACTTTTACATCACTGAAAAGAAGACTAAAAAGCCTAGTCGTTTTCCGCTTAATAATGAATTGAAAAAAGTGCTTAATCATTACATTCAAGATAAAAAGGATCATGAATATTTGTTTGCATCGAGACAAAAAAACAAGAATGGAATACATGGTCCAATATCACGTCAAACAGCTTGGAGAATTTTGAATTCAGGAGCAAAAGAAATGGGAATTGAAAAAATCGGTTGCCACTCTTTGCGGAAAACCTTCGGGTATCACTACTACCGAAAGACGAAAGATATTATGATGTTGAAGGAGATCTTTAACCATGCTGATATAGCAGAAACAAGGCATTACATAGGTCTTACAGAGACAATAAGATACGATGCTATCAAATCATTCACATATGACTAA
- a CDS encoding phage terminase large subunit family protein, giving the protein MNSTKKIPKRTIRLFRSIAKIVAPPPKLTVSEWADNFRKLSPESSAEPGQWRTDRAPYQREVMDAVNDPEVETVVAMFSSQVGKTEMELNILGYYMDYNPAPIMILLPTVDLAKSFSKKRIAPMIRDTPVLSAKVSDSKSRDSDNTILEKGFPGGYVVLVGSNSPTNLSSRPIRVLLADEIDRFPDSAGDEGDPLSLAEKRTKTFYNRKKIYVSTPTEKGISRIEDEYESSSKEQWCLPCPVCGYYQPLSWKQIRFEDVTMECCHCKERSNEFEWKNQEGKWIAQNPEVKDKRGFHMNALASPWERWQTIIDEFRRSKSDKEKLKTFINTYLGESWEDQDGEMAEKDTLMKRRERYECEVPDSVLILTAGVDVQDDRLEIEVVGWGKGNVSYGIQYRMFYGDPTEDAVWNDLDMYLQKVFTYADGSGIKIAACCVDSGYQANEVYAFCKKREHRRIFAIKGRGGYGIPFISKPSRNNRYKCALFSLGVDDGKSKIISRLKIEFENNEGYCHFPIEADRGYDDYFFNGLTSERRRFKYSKGKRTVEWIKKKAHARNEALDLRNYATAALEILNPSFEVLEQQRERGESIPVTAQKVKKRRRGVVNKGIR; this is encoded by the coding sequence ATGAACTCGACGAAGAAGATACCGAAGAGGACGATTAGACTTTTTCGCTCGATTGCTAAAATCGTTGCACCGCCTCCAAAGTTAACCGTCAGTGAGTGGGCAGATAATTTTAGAAAGCTTTCACCGGAAAGTTCGGCTGAACCCGGACAATGGAGAACAGATCGAGCGCCTTATCAGCGTGAGGTCATGGATGCAGTGAATGATCCAGAAGTTGAAACCGTTGTTGCTATGTTTAGTTCACAGGTTGGAAAGACTGAAATGGAACTGAATATCTTGGGTTATTACATGGATTACAATCCTGCACCTATTATGATTCTTTTACCAACAGTTGACTTGGCCAAGTCCTTTTCAAAGAAACGAATTGCACCAATGATACGAGATACTCCAGTATTAAGTGCCAAGGTCAGTGACAGTAAGTCGAGGGATTCGGATAATACCATACTAGAAAAAGGATTTCCGGGTGGATATGTGGTCCTTGTTGGATCCAATTCACCAACAAACTTATCATCAAGACCGATTCGAGTGTTATTAGCAGATGAAATTGACAGATTTCCGGATTCAGCAGGTGATGAAGGTGATCCATTAAGCTTGGCCGAGAAAAGAACGAAGACGTTTTACAATCGTAAGAAGATTTATGTTTCGACGCCAACTGAAAAAGGCATTTCACGTATTGAAGACGAATACGAGTCTAGTTCAAAAGAACAGTGGTGCTTACCGTGTCCTGTTTGTGGATATTATCAGCCCCTATCATGGAAACAAATTCGTTTTGAAGATGTAACCATGGAATGTTGTCATTGCAAGGAGCGAAGCAATGAATTTGAATGGAAAAATCAAGAAGGTAAGTGGATTGCACAAAATCCTGAGGTCAAAGACAAGCGTGGCTTTCATATGAATGCATTAGCATCTCCATGGGAGCGCTGGCAGACCATTATTGATGAATTTCGGCGCTCAAAAAGTGATAAAGAGAAGTTGAAAACATTTATCAACACATATCTTGGCGAGAGTTGGGAAGATCAAGACGGAGAGATGGCCGAAAAGGACACATTGATGAAACGACGAGAACGATATGAGTGTGAAGTACCTGATTCAGTTCTGATATTAACTGCAGGTGTTGATGTTCAGGATGACCGACTTGAGATAGAAGTTGTTGGTTGGGGTAAAGGTAATGTCAGTTATGGAATCCAATATCGTATGTTTTATGGTGATCCGACCGAAGATGCAGTTTGGAATGATTTGGACATGTATCTACAAAAAGTATTTACTTATGCAGATGGAAGCGGTATTAAGATTGCCGCATGTTGTGTTGACTCCGGTTATCAAGCCAATGAAGTCTATGCTTTTTGTAAGAAGCGTGAGCATCGACGCATCTTCGCTATCAAAGGGCGTGGAGGATATGGGATTCCGTTTATATCAAAACCAAGTAGAAATAATCGATATAAATGTGCGTTATTCTCCTTAGGCGTTGATGATGGAAAATCAAAGATTATTAGTCGATTAAAAATTGAATTTGAAAATAATGAAGGGTACTGTCATTTTCCGATTGAAGCTGATCGGGGATATGATGATTACTTTTTTAATGGGCTAACATCTGAGCGTCGTCGCTTTAAATATTCTAAAGGTAAGCGTACAGTGGAGTGGATCAAGAAGAAGGCCCATGCGAGAAATGAGGCGCTTGACCTTCGAAATTATGCAACGGCTGCCCTTGAAATACTGAATCCATCCTTTGAAGTTTTAGAACAACAGCGTGAACGCGGTGAAAGTATTCCGGTAACAGCCCAGAAAGTCAAAAAGCGACGTCGAGGCGTTGTAAATAAGGGAATTAGGTGA
- a CDS encoding DUF6148 family protein encodes MNITIQKERLAKIKMRLDQYYEAEMAVLSSQSYSIGGRSLTRANLGEIQAMIDTLEKKYDEIDGLIKTGGRRKAYRIVPRDL; translated from the coding sequence ATGAATATAACGATCCAAAAAGAACGCTTAGCAAAGATAAAGATGCGATTAGACCAATACTATGAAGCTGAAATGGCTGTTTTGTCTAGTCAAAGTTATAGCATTGGAGGTCGAAGCTTGACCAGGGCTAATCTCGGAGAAATTCAGGCCATGATTGATACATTAGAAAAGAAATATGATGAGATTGATGGATTGATCAAGACCGGAGGCCGTCGAAAAGCCTATCGAATTGTACCAAGAGACTTATAA
- a CDS encoding phage portal protein, which yields MNIIDKILEPISPQMYLNRQIARKKMQILNSGYDESGASHTKKSMVGATSVSGNPNQDINDNLDTLRNRSRQLFMNGPVATSAIKTNRTNVVGSGLKLKCRIDHETLGLSEEEAAQWEKKTEKEFELWAESKFSDATRVNNFYEQQQLALMSWLLNGDGWGLVRNREPTAFMPYSICIHLIEADRISTPLSNSSMDAIESTTGKAKNGNRIFNGVEVDKHGAIVAYHISDYYPNDMKMRTWQRVEAFGKITGNPNVIQLMESERCEQYRGVPYLAPVIETLRQITRYTNAELTAAVITAFFTAFIKQTGPTNENPFGESFSEEDRMDDADETTYEMGAGTINVLGVNEDVVFADPKRPASGFDGFVTAMMKQIGAALEIPYELLTKSFLSSYSASRAALLEAWKAFRMRRTWFANDFCQPIYDMWLSEAVAIGRIKAPGFFNDPLIKKAWCSAEWVGPAPGQIDPVKEVNASILRVNQGFSTREKETMELTGGNYADNVRKLAKENEMLMTARGGEEDGKDK from the coding sequence GTGAATATTATCGATAAAATATTAGAACCCATCAGTCCTCAAATGTATTTAAATCGCCAGATTGCGCGTAAAAAGATGCAAATACTCAACTCCGGATATGATGAAAGTGGGGCAAGCCACACCAAAAAATCTATGGTTGGTGCCACATCAGTCAGTGGAAATCCCAACCAAGATATTAACGACAATCTCGATACGCTTAGAAATAGATCAAGACAGCTATTTATGAATGGCCCGGTGGCCACATCAGCCATTAAAACAAATCGAACAAATGTCGTAGGAAGCGGACTGAAACTAAAATGTCGCATTGATCATGAAACTTTAGGGCTGAGCGAAGAAGAAGCTGCACAATGGGAAAAGAAAACAGAAAAAGAGTTTGAACTATGGGCTGAATCAAAGTTTTCGGATGCAACAAGGGTGAATAACTTTTATGAGCAACAGCAACTGGCCTTAATGAGTTGGTTACTTAACGGTGATGGGTGGGGGCTAGTTCGAAATCGGGAACCAACTGCATTTATGCCCTATTCCATTTGCATTCATTTGATTGAAGCGGACCGAATCAGTACACCCTTATCCAATTCAAGTATGGATGCCATAGAATCCACAACTGGGAAAGCCAAGAACGGAAACCGTATCTTTAATGGTGTAGAAGTTGATAAGCATGGAGCGATTGTAGCTTATCACATATCGGATTATTATCCCAATGATATGAAAATGCGAACATGGCAACGAGTAGAAGCCTTTGGGAAAATAACCGGTAATCCAAATGTTATACAGCTCATGGAATCCGAACGATGTGAACAATACCGAGGAGTGCCATATTTGGCACCGGTGATTGAAACACTGAGACAGATCACAAGATATACTAATGCAGAGTTGACAGCCGCTGTCATCACTGCTTTTTTTACGGCATTTATCAAGCAAACAGGTCCAACAAATGAAAATCCTTTTGGAGAATCCTTTAGCGAAGAAGATCGTATGGATGATGCGGACGAAACAACTTATGAGATGGGTGCAGGAACAATAAATGTGCTGGGTGTAAATGAAGATGTTGTTTTTGCCGATCCTAAACGCCCGGCAAGTGGGTTTGATGGCTTTGTGACGGCTATGATGAAACAAATTGGTGCTGCACTGGAAATACCTTATGAATTGTTGACCAAATCATTTCTTTCATCGTATTCAGCCTCACGAGCAGCTCTCTTGGAAGCCTGGAAAGCCTTTCGAATGCGACGAACATGGTTTGCCAATGACTTTTGTCAACCCATTTATGATATGTGGTTATCCGAAGCGGTTGCTATCGGGCGAATCAAAGCGCCGGGCTTCTTTAATGATCCATTAATTAAAAAGGCATGGTGTTCTGCAGAATGGGTTGGTCCTGCACCGGGTCAGATTGACCCGGTTAAGGAAGTGAATGCTTCAATTCTTCGTGTCAATCAAGGTTTTTCGACACGAGAAAAGGAAACCATGGAACTTACTGGAGGTAATTATGCAGATAATGTACGTAAACTGGCTAAGGAAAATGAAATGCTGATGACAGCGAGGGGAGGTGAAGAGGATGGCAAAGATAAGTAA
- a CDS encoding Clp protease ClpP yields the protein MAKISNKIQMVYNFVQVRNDLTEILIYDVIANKKSYNWWKDEDGDEVTPMQFREELNAVTTQNVCVRINSGGGDVFAAEAIRTAIQEARANGMQITCKIDSLCASAAVGIAAACESRAIASSSYFMIHDPLKLLIGYFNETELMQHISMLQTIKKGIINAYAKITSKTEEEIQDLMKKETWYTGEEAVEEGFCDEVMFGADEEENEQADEDEVMNLFSVVNQYDFKNIPDAIKNQKQAKKKQASDVPINKSKEMEGEADVEIKNIEELEKHYPNFVNQIRQNAINQGAEQERNRLKAIDEIANNMDEKLVNEAKYGETVMDAGTLALESIKNQAQKGANYLKNAQNDVENSGVEEVKGATSDNTDVQDNAEVVDFMIAGAEGRR from the coding sequence ATGGCAAAGATAAGTAACAAAATTCAAATGGTCTATAACTTTGTACAAGTAAGAAATGACCTTACAGAAATCCTAATATATGACGTGATTGCCAATAAAAAGTCATATAACTGGTGGAAAGACGAGGATGGAGACGAAGTGACTCCTATGCAGTTTCGTGAAGAACTGAATGCGGTTACGACCCAAAACGTATGCGTACGTATTAACAGTGGCGGTGGAGATGTCTTTGCTGCAGAAGCGATTCGAACAGCGATTCAGGAAGCGAGAGCAAATGGAATGCAAATCACATGTAAAATTGACAGCTTATGTGCAAGTGCAGCAGTAGGTATTGCAGCTGCATGTGAATCAAGAGCTATTGCATCAAGCAGTTATTTCATGATTCATGATCCGCTCAAACTTCTGATTGGTTATTTTAATGAAACAGAGTTGATGCAACATATATCCATGCTTCAAACCATCAAAAAAGGCATTATCAATGCATACGCCAAGATTACCAGCAAGACAGAAGAGGAAATCCAAGATTTAATGAAAAAAGAAACTTGGTACACGGGCGAAGAAGCCGTTGAGGAAGGTTTTTGTGATGAAGTCATGTTTGGAGCAGACGAAGAAGAAAATGAGCAAGCAGATGAAGACGAAGTCATGAATTTGTTTAGTGTGGTCAATCAATATGACTTTAAAAATATTCCGGATGCAATCAAAAACCAAAAGCAAGCAAAAAAGAAACAAGCAAGTGACGTACCTATTAATAAATCTAAAGAAATGGAAGGTGAAGCAGACGTGGAAATTAAAAATATTGAAGAATTAGAAAAGCATTACCCGAATTTTGTCAATCAAATCCGTCAAAATGCTATCAATCAAGGGGCTGAACAAGAGAGAAACCGCTTAAAAGCAATTGATGAAATTGCAAATAACATGGATGAAAAGCTTGTTAATGAAGCTAAATACGGTGAAACAGTGATGGATGCAGGTACATTAGCTCTTGAATCCATTAAAAATCAAGCGCAAAAGGGTGCTAATTATCTAAAAAATGCGCAAAACGATGTTGAAAATTCTGGTGTTGAAGAGGTAAAAGGAGCAACATCCGACAACACAGATGTACAAGACAATGCCGAAGTCGTTGACTTCATGATTGCAGGAGCAGAAGGGAGAAGATAA
- a CDS encoding head decoration protein → MGNLYEQTGSYEPDNLIVGNTINTSLKGITIASGQGVLNRGTVIGIITASGLGKVCNTASADGSEVASVILADEVDTNEADVVAECYQSGEFNRDALIFGGTDTASDHEKELRTVNIILKDAV, encoded by the coding sequence ATGGGAAATTTATACGAGCAAACAGGAAGTTATGAACCAGACAATCTAATCGTTGGAAATACGATTAATACGTCTTTAAAAGGCATTACAATTGCATCCGGACAAGGTGTATTAAATCGCGGAACCGTAATTGGAATCATAACAGCAAGTGGACTTGGAAAAGTATGTAACACGGCATCAGCAGATGGTTCAGAAGTCGCATCAGTTATTTTAGCTGATGAGGTAGATACGAATGAAGCGGATGTAGTGGCGGAGTGTTATCAGTCCGGAGAATTTAACCGAGACGCACTAATTTTTGGTGGTACAGATACTGCATCCGATCACGAAAAGGAACTAAGAACTGTTAATATCATTTTGAAAGACGCTGTATAA
- a CDS encoding major capsid protein, whose amino-acid sequence MPIQIYQTRQMLAAINKMKAPKTFLRDTFFPNVQTFVTEKVDIDFKKGRREMAPFVAPRVGGIVVDRKGFTTNTYSVPRISPERIITGDDINKRSMGEAVYSVKTPEQRAAEMMGRDIRELDDSITRREEWMCREVILNGKVTMRGLIDDKNENYIEQVVDYSFSNKEALTGIDLWSDAGSDPYEYLKQRRLDIIKKSGKAPNVVILAGDVEAAFINHPKIKEMNDIRRYQMSTIEPKIVNDAVTLIGYLPGLGLEIYRYDEWFIDDDGVEQSMIPSKHIIIGRTGMAKMIYGAITQIENNGFVTIEGTRIPKNWVDANNDVVKLRLGARPLPVPEDADDWYVAQVLE is encoded by the coding sequence ATGCCTATTCAAATTTATCAAACACGACAAATGTTGGCTGCTATCAATAAGATGAAAGCACCAAAAACATTTTTAAGGGACACGTTTTTCCCTAACGTTCAAACCTTCGTAACAGAAAAAGTAGACATAGACTTCAAAAAAGGGCGCAGAGAGATGGCGCCTTTTGTAGCACCACGCGTAGGAGGTATTGTCGTTGATCGCAAAGGATTTACAACAAATACCTACAGCGTTCCTAGAATTTCACCTGAACGCATTATTACCGGTGACGATATCAACAAACGTTCCATGGGAGAAGCGGTATATAGCGTAAAAACTCCGGAGCAAAGAGCTGCTGAAATGATGGGACGAGATATTCGAGAACTCGATGACAGCATTACACGTCGCGAAGAGTGGATGTGTAGAGAGGTTATCTTAAACGGAAAAGTGACGATGCGCGGGCTTATTGATGACAAGAATGAAAACTACATCGAACAAGTTGTTGATTACTCATTTTCCAACAAAGAAGCGCTGACTGGTATAGACCTTTGGTCAGATGCCGGATCAGACCCATATGAATATCTTAAGCAACGCCGACTAGATATTATTAAAAAGTCAGGAAAAGCACCAAACGTAGTTATCCTTGCAGGTGACGTTGAAGCAGCCTTTATTAATCATCCAAAGATTAAAGAAATGAATGACATTCGTCGCTATCAAATGAGCACGATAGAGCCTAAGATCGTGAATGATGCAGTGACGCTTATTGGATACTTACCTGGTCTTGGCCTAGAAATTTATCGCTATGATGAGTGGTTTATTGATGATGACGGAGTAGAACAATCCATGATTCCGTCGAAACATATTATTATTGGACGAACTGGCATGGCAAAAATGATTTATGGTGCAATCACGCAAATCGAAAATAACGGTTTTGTGACCATTGAAGGTACACGTATTCCTAAAAACTGGGTAGATGCAAACAATGACGTTGTCAAATTAAGACTTGGTGCCAGACCATTACCTGTACCGGAAGATGCAGATGATTGGTATGTGGCCCAAGTACTTGAATAA
- a CDS encoding phage tail protein, producing the protein MNIHFETGRVEQRLGQFKKEAPKVMSRAINRAISAGKTQASKDTRAKYAVKASDVNQTIAIKKATKNRLGASFISKGPRLSLAKYRTTPSAPRPQKPPKSLKVMIEKGKRVPYKGAFLAESGSLKVFKRIQSARLPIKELTGPAIPQLLKGSLKEKTTEKRAHEVYRSRLDHEIKRILERGKG; encoded by the coding sequence GTGAATATACATTTTGAAACAGGACGTGTTGAGCAACGTTTGGGTCAATTCAAGAAGGAAGCACCCAAAGTGATGAGCCGTGCTATCAATCGGGCGATTTCAGCAGGAAAAACACAGGCATCCAAAGATACACGAGCTAAATATGCAGTAAAGGCTAGTGATGTTAACCAAACAATTGCCATAAAAAAGGCAACAAAGAACAGACTTGGCGCATCTTTTATATCTAAAGGTCCAAGACTTTCCTTGGCTAAGTATCGAACAACACCTTCAGCACCCAGACCTCAAAAGCCACCAAAGAGCTTAAAAGTTATGATTGAAAAAGGTAAAAGAGTTCCCTATAAGGGGGCTTTTTTAGCTGAATCAGGATCATTGAAGGTCTTTAAGCGTATACAATCGGCACGATTGCCAATTAAAGAGCTTACAGGTCCGGCAATTCCACAGTTACTTAAGGGAAGCCTAAAAGAAAAAACGACTGAAAAACGAGCACATGAGGTTTATCGATCACGATTAGATCATGAAATCAAGCGGATATTGGAGCGTGGTAAGGGATGA